The nucleotide sequence TCAACTAGCTCAACCACCCATTTAGCCTGCTAATCCATGCACGCCCGTGCGTTCCATGCATGTCCTGCTCCTGCGCATCCACACGCACGTCGCCTCTGTTCTGTTCATGTCGTCAGTCATGAGCAGCCAGGGTTGGCCTCATGCGTGCCCACACCCTCACGTCGTTGCTCTACCACATGCACCCTGGCACGTTTCCGCACCCCCGTCGGTCCTCTACAATCACAACAGTGGTTGCTGCTGGCTCCGTCGCCGGGGAGTCCCCATGCGCACGCTTCAGTTTGGTCCTGGTCGCGATGTACATTTGCTTTATTTTTTGATGATCTCCCTTTAGATGATGAATGCATAGCTAGCCCAGTGGCTAACGCAACCGCTATCCATCCGAGGGGTCTGGGGTTCAAGTACAAGGCGCCCCTGTTTTTCTCTGTTTCTTTTAGTTTTGCACACATACACTCAACCGCTCGGCCAAAACTCCTCCTGGGCCGCTGCACTTTGTTGCAATTCGGCCCATGTATGTTTTTTTTCCTTCTCTGGTTTTAGTATTTTTCAAGTGCATTGCATATTTACATAAATGCCCCTGTTTTGttttgttaataactaaatatgcgtgcatccaaattaatcaaattatatatgtaaaatgcttagaattttattttgtttcataatatccaactttcatccatgtttcaaatgttaaaattgttgtttgcatttaatttgcttaattgacatgttaaaatggtgtatttcataactaaataaccgtagctccgaattaaataaatttcatatgtaaatggggtgaaaaaatgcatGGATTAACATGATGcgctttattttgctgtttaacaacattaaaatatggtttagggcagaacagtagcaaatacgaaatatgcacatggggattttccggaattgttgtttattattTTCGGCCTAATTTAAACTTGCCTAGCGGTAGTTtcatatgcttcatctcttgcaatgagtaacaacatttaatcttgtcatgcatcatacttggttgagcatcatgccatgctatgtgttgtgtgtttaccgagttgtttgcttctttccggttgtgcttcttctcgatagttcatgtttcgttgcgatcgtgtggattcgttcgactacgtctgtttgtctacGCCCCTATTTTTCTCTGTTTCTTTTAGTTTTGCTCACACACTCAACCGCTGGGCCAAAACTCCTCCTGGGCCGCTGCACTGTGTTGCAATTCGGCCCACGTATATTTTTTCCTTCTCTCGTTTTAGTATTTTTCAAGTGCATTGCATATTTACATAAATGCCCCTGTTTTGttttgttaataactaaatatgcatgcatccaaattaatcaaactatatatgtaaaatgcttagaattttatctagtttcataatatccaactttcatccatgtttaaaatgtttaaattgttgtttgcatttaatttgcttaattaacatgttaaaatggtttatttcataactaaataaccgtagcttcgaATTAAATAAATTTCATATGTAgatggggtggaaaatgcatagattaacatagtgcactttattttgctgtttaacaacattaaaatatggtttagggcagaacagtagcaaatacGAAATATGCGCATgtggattttctggaattgttgtttattgtttccagcctcatttaaacttgcctagctaggtagttttcatatgcttcatctcTGCCATgagtaacaacatttaatcttgtcatgtatcatacttggttgagcatcatgccatgttatgtgttgtgtgtttaccgagttgtttgcttcttttcggttgtgcttcttctcgatagttcatgtttcgttgcgatcatgtgGATTCGTTCAACTACGCCTGTTCATCTATGCCCGtccgtctacttcatggactcgttcttcttcctagtgggatttcaggcaagatgaccattacccttgatctcactactatcattgctatgctagttgtctccatgctatcgctatgtcgcgcttcctaccacttgtttatcaagccaccCAAATTGACATgaaacagcctctaaccttttccacctacccagcaaactgttgtttggctatattaccactttgcccagccctcttatagcgttgctagttgcaggtgcaggtgcaggttgttccatgttgggacatgtatatcatggatatcttgggatatcacaatatatcttatttaattaatgcacatatatacttggtaaagggtggaaggctcggccttatgtctggtgttttgttccactcttgccatcctagttttcgtcataccggtgtcatgttccttgagtttgcgtccctaacacgatgagggtttatgggtccctcttgacagtttgctttaaataaaactcttccagtaaggtccaacattggttttaccatttgcccaacATAATAACTAAATTCAGTAATAAACATGACGCATAAGGAGTTAGCACTACCCGAGGAGTAATTTAAAACAAAAAAGAGGCTAGCCAACTCACCTCCAGGATGCTCCCCCGATTGGGCCTTCGTTGGCCGTCGGATCTGCCTTCGGGCGAGTTTGAACCGTTGGATCTTCACAGCAGTAAAACCCATTTTCACCTCGCAGTTATTTTTGCTGGCCAATGACGGGTGGGCTCACGCCATGCACTCATTGGTTGGGTTGCTTGTTTTTGCGTGCAAAACGCTTTGTCCGATCCGCTCCGCGTGCTCGCACCGTACCTAATCCCATCCTCTCCCCTGGTCGTCCCGATCCACACCAGCCGCCGCACAACCCTAGCCCCTTTCCCCTCGATCCCCATAGCCCCTCTCTCTTCCTCGCTCTCCGCCATGGCCTCTGCACTAGGAGCCTCTCCATGGCCTCCTACCCATCCCCCCCACCACCATAGGTGCACACAGACGGTGGATCCGTGCCGGAGAAGAGCAGCTCCAGTTATGGTGGGGTGCATCTGTGCCGAAGATGAAGGAGGCCCGCCGCCCGTCTTTGCCTCGTCGCTGCGTCCTTGTTgctgctcctcctctctctctccgcaCCTAGCAGTGCAGCAGCCGGGACAAGGGGAAGGAGCAGCCCGACCCGGCTCCATCTCTCTCCTTCATGCAGGAGAACTGGATGAGCAGGTGGCGAGGGAAGCCGCCACGGCTAGCGGCGGCGCTGCACAGGAACGTCCACCTCCAGGTCTCCATCCTGTCTCACGATCCCTTTCCGTTTCagtgtttttcttttttctcttggcCCGATCTGCTCATAGGTTTGAGGCTTCGTGTTGTAGGGACCAGATCTTGGCTATGATCTATGCTGCTGATTTGGCTATCAACTGCTAAATCTCCGAATCATTCAAAATGTTTTGCCTAACTGCACGAGCCTTGCATATGACCACTGGGCCATGTCTTTTGTGAGCCCCATAATTCTTTTGTTCTATTGATGTTTTGCCTAACTGCACAAGCCTTGCATATGACCACTGGGCCATGTCGTTTGTGAGCCCCCATAATTCTTTTGTTGTATTGATGTCGTAGAGTTCAGTAGATTAGTAAAAGGGTCTTTTGATTTTGTTGAGTTCAGTAGATTAGTAAAGGGTCTTTTGATTTTGTTGGCCATATAGGATTTTACTACTGCTATGGACAAAAGAAGTCTAAAGCTGGGAAAGACAACAACGTCAGGAGCCAACCAAGGTAAAGAAACCTAAGTTGACAAGCAGGGCGTACTCCCCTCGGCAGTTATTTTTCTCTGCTATTCATTGAGCATATCAGGAGATTGATAGACAGTGTGAGAACTGGTACATAAAATAATTTAAGAACATTAATCTGAATCACATAGTGGTTCCTAACATTTAGCATTTCTAAAATTTGCCATTTTTAGATAGGCAGTGTGAGAACTAGTACATAAAATAATTTAAGAACATTAATCTGAATCACATAGTGGTTCCTAACATTTAGCATTTCTAAAATTTGCCATTTTTACCTAGATCCAAAATGCTGAGAAGCAGGGTTTATTTTCTCTCATGTCCATtcttatattttttttacaatGGCATTATGCACATAACCTGTCTGATGCAATGGACAATCGGATATTTGTGGTTGGTATAAATCATTTTAATGCATAAAAGAAGAGTTGGTAGGTTTTGACATGAGCATGATGGATTATTGCGGCCTTGTTGTTTCTTGAACAGTAGTGTGTAGAAAGTTTGTTTTGCTCTTGAAAGGTGTGTGTGAGAGTTCGAGGGAAAAAACTATTGCTTTACTTATGTTTCAACTCCAGTGAGGCATGTTTGAACGGTAGTGAAAATATGGTGCTTATTTTTATTTTGCTGATTTGAGGATATTGGTAGTAGAATCTCCTTTTGGGCTGGTCTTGCGGTTCATTCAGTTTCAAGGGGAAAGATAGATGTGTGGTTTCTTTGCTTTACAGAAGATGCATTATATGATGTCTTCATCTTGGTAACCATTACCAATTTTACATTCTGTGGTGAATTCTAAATCATGCTAGGCAATGTCGTCTTTTAATAAGTTGTCATATTGTACGCATGAGTTCTCTAAAATTCCGGGGTGGTTTATTCTATTATAAAGCTAGAAAAGAAACAGCAATGGGGAGTTGTTTAAGGACGGACAAAAGCCATGAGTTGTTTTGCTGAGAAAAGAAACAAGTAATATCACATTCTGAAGGTTCATTTCCATCTATACGGGTGAGGAGTCCTTAAAATGTGAAGTATTGTAGGTTTCTAACCATGTACATAGGTCGTACACAGCTAAGCACTCGAGCTATGATTATTGTTATGTATGGATTAATAGTGATAATCATTGTTTGGTTCAGGCATTGAACAGCTAAAACTAACTCAAAAGTATATGTTTGTTTCAAAATAAATGATGTACCTAAAGAACTTTATTGATGATCAGGCGTGTATTTCGAATGCACTGGAATCAAATTCAGAATGCCTGAGGATTGATTTCTTCTGTTGGTCATGTTGTAAAAATAGGGAGCAGCTTCTTCTCACGAGCCAACCTTTTTTTTGCAGGGGAGACTCCAGGCAGAGAGAGGAAAGCTGCGCAAGTGCCCCTGGAAGCGAGGCAGCTCGGCGCCGTCGCGGAAGAGGAGCTACGCTTCCATGGAGTAGAGCGACGAGGGGCTCCGACGTCGCTGTAGAGGAGGGAGGAGATCCGCCGCCACTGCACCTCACAATTCGACAGGAACCTCTCTGGATGATTCTGTCGTGAGTCTCCTGGTGTTCATATTCAGACTgcaacattttctgaattttacTTTGGTTGAAGTTGTTCTTACTGGTACACCAGATCAGCCGTATAAATGCACTATATGTTCTGCTTGACTGTTTTTTTTTTATCTTAATAAAATTGCATATCTGCAGCATCTTGACTCGCCTTTCTGAAATTGTAGCTTATCTCTGCTCATGGTGCAATGGAAGTATACTACAAGATAGCTTCTCTGCATTGTTGTTTGATTAGTAACAAGTATACAACATCCCATGTCTGAAACATTGTTTGAtttagtaacaagtaacaaatcaGAGAGGGCATGAAACCTGCACATTTTCTGCTTCGCTGCAATTTTTGTTTATGATGGTCATGCCAtgatgactactccctccgttcccaaatatttgtctttcaaaagatttcaacaaatgactacatacgaagcaaaatgagtgaatctacactttaaaatttgtctatatacatccatatgttgtagtccatttaaatgtcgagaaagacaaatatttgggaacggagggagtagtagtttccGTTTATTAAGTAGTGTGCACATGAAACCCAATCCTGTATATGTACTGGTGGCAGTATGCATTTCAATTTACAGAGATTCCAATGCTTCCTTTTTTGTATCCGTGTTTGTCCTCTTGCATTGTTTAATAAGCAGATCGGTCCACCACTAATTATACATGTTGTTTTGAATTTTGGCAGAATTCGGGTGTTATGCATTTTTGAAAGTGTTGTGCAATGGCAGAAATTGGCAAGAGGATACCTCAAGTTGGTATGAGGTTCATAGATTCGGATGAGGCTTGGGTGTTTTGGGTAGAATATGGTGAGGAAAAGATGCAAGTTTGATGGAAAAGCGACTTCACACAGATTTGTGTGTTCCAATGAGGGCATTAGAAGGAAAGCACAAACTGATCGTGAGCCAAAGCGCAAACCCTGTATATGTACTGATTTTATTTTAGCCTATCTCTGCTCATGTGTGCATCTAGTTCACTCTTTGGATTAAACTATAGCCAAGTGTACAACTATACTTGCCTAATATATCCAGTGTTCAGTGTCAAAATTGTCCAGTTTGAAAAGGTTCCATTACTTTACTAGCATTGTTTCTTCTGTATTCACTAATCCTGCAAGTGTAGGCTGAGAACTATACAATTTGGACAGGTTCCAGTGGTGTGTTGTTGCCGTACATAATATGCAATTTGGACAGTTTCTTGTGTTTTTATTAAGCCAAATGTGGGCTGTGAAATATGTAATTTGGAATATCTTGATGCTTTGCTGCTGTTGTCATTATGTACTAGCATTAGCATTTGTGAAAATGGGCAATCTGAAGAGGTTTTGAGTGCCATGTCGGCCCTGTTTCTATGCTTGTGTAGTTGTGCTTTTGCCAAGTCTGCAGGTGTGGGCTGTTTTGCTTTGGGCAAATCTCATGCGTTGGATCTGCATTGGACGGCAGATGAGAGGGGGCCAGTTACAATGTGACTTGCTAGAGGCAAGTCACTGGATCTCAGTCCGCTAGGTACATGCACGACGTCTCTTATATATATGCAATGTAACAATGTGGATAACTAGAACTGTTGTGATGTTGCTCTATTATAAGTACAAATAACTCATGGTTATCTTTTCTGTTGTGATGTTGCTCTATTATAAGTACAAATAACTCATGGTTATCTTTTCTTTTGTTTATAGGCGATGTGTGGTAGAAGTTGTACTCACAGGAAGACTATTGTGCTGTGTATAAACCACGTTCTACGATTTACTTCTGCTATGCATATTTACTTTCCAGTTTTAGGACTGAAATCCATCCATTGTAATGAATTTGGTTGTATGGGCATTACCTATTTAACTTAGGCTTGCTTCATCACATATAAACTGCTTTTCTTTTCCCCACTGCTTGTATGACCTAAAACTATCATGTATATGAGCCAAGTTATTAGCAATGTTTCACATTTTCTTACTTGCAATATTGTGCTTGCCTATTCAGGTGTTCCAAGACCCAAATCATCAGAAAAACAACACATACAACATTTTTTTCTTTTGAGCTTTGGTTATCCTTATACAAGCTCCCGTTCATTTTGTTTATATACTGGTTGTAGTAACCATATGTGCTTGCTCAATACTGATAAATGGAATATTTTCAAAGCACGTATGGTGTGGTTCTTTTCGCAATTTGGCGCAACGGAAGATTACTGAAAAATACACATTTTTTCAACATGACATGGTCTTGAAATGGGACTCTACTACCAAATTAAAATGTGTAAGTATATCTCATTGTAGATGACAAGTCTCTTTTTTTTATTAAAGGGGGTTAAATTTGTTATCATATATGCTTGCCCGctactaaaacaactaaaacatggAATTTCTTTTCATGCTGAACATGGATTCCGCCATTTGTTACCCGGCTGACGAACCGAGAAAGAAACGAAGGGGATAGATAGTCTTCGCTGGCTCCATCCCCTGCCGCTTCATATTCAGCTCCTCACGGGTCACAGGCATTGCTCTACGTGGGTTGGGCTAAATAACATATGAGCTATCCTAATACCTCTTGATCCCTATATCTCCATATATGCACAACAAAGACATGTTTTTTCTTAGGTTTCTtatcttttttcctctttttttgcaggaaaaacatGCATGGCCAGGTTTCTCATCATGATATACAACCATGCCAACTTTACTCTCTCATCATAGTGCCCATATTTTCAAACTGAACATATTCATATTATGCAAAGTTTCCCTTTTTCCAGACTATTATTTAACAACGTAATAAACATGTTtaaaaatagcatatgatttagttgaaggttcttgcagcatgaaactattttcatcgacaacatgtcttcagcaggtctctgcgccatttggcgcaacgggtcaactagttctACATAATACAGGGGGgctagtgctgatggtgttggtcccaaactagagcatcgtgcggggctgccccttggcaacttggggtatctGGTACTTGTTCGCTTTGCTCATCCTTCGTGGCCTGAGATGAGATACGCGTGGCTACTATCAGGGTTTCAGCACGCCGGGAgatcttgctagtcttgttttaccattgtcgaaatgtcttgtgcaccgggatcccgagtctgatcggatgtcccgcgatggaggattgcctccgcggatcatgagcttgtcttgggctaaattgggacacccctgcagggtttaaactttcgagagccatgcccgcagttatgtggcagatgggaacttttaatgtctggttgtagagaactgacaccagattcgaattaaaatacatcaaccgcgtgcgtaaccgtgacggtctcttttcgagtgggtccagaagagaacatggtggggttatgtttgaacgtaagtagttcaggatcacttattgatcattactagtttgcgaccgtttgcgtagcttctcatcttattcttgtactcgtaagttagccaccatataattgtttagtcgcttgctgcaacctcaccacttatccattccataccctttaagctttgctattcttgatatccatggtaatgggattgctgagtcttcgtggctcatagattactacaacaccagttgtaggtacaggtagtgcgatgatcatgacgtgagagcgatgtatgcttgtcttgaagttcttcttctgcttcttctttgtttaGGGGTTAGGATCCTGGTTGGCATCCTGGGCtaacagggtggatgtcg is from Triticum aestivum cultivar Chinese Spring chromosome 1B, IWGSC CS RefSeq v2.1, whole genome shotgun sequence and encodes:
- the LOC123116352 gene encoding uncharacterized protein, with product MASALGASPWPPTHPPHHHRCTQTVDPCRRRAAPVMVGCICAEDEGGPPPVFASSLRPCCCSSSLSPHLAVQQPGQGEGAARPGSISLLHAGELDEQVAREAATASGGAAQERPPPGFYYCYGQKKSKAGKDNNVRSQPRGDSRQREESCASAPGSEAARRRRGRGATLPWSRATRGSDVAVEEGGDPPPLHLTIRQEPLWMILSIRVLCIFESVVQWQKLARGYLKLV